TGGATCTCGCTCGGATCCGGCGGCTCCGGCAGCGCGTCGGGGTCGGTCTCGACGTAGTCGAGCCCGGCGTATCCGTCGGGTGCGCGGCCGCCGCCGGCGAACCACTCGTGGAAGGCGTCGCGGAACTCGTCGTCGCCCACGAGCTCGCGCCCACTCTCCTCGCGGAACCAGTAGAGGAAGTCGGCCTCGTGGTCGTCACAGAGCAACACCTCGTCGAGCGGTTCGCCGTAGACGATCGTCGCCTGCCGGCACCGCTTTTTCTCCTCGTCGCCGTGGACGAGATAACAGGCGTCGCAGGCGCGCTCGACGATGAGTGACAGCCGGACGAGCCGTTGTCGGGCCTCCTCGGGGATCTCGGTGAGCGGTCGGAACTCCCCTTCCTGAGTGAACACCTCGCGCTCCTCGAACCGCCAGCCGCGGAGCCCGATGCTGACCTTCGCCATACTCGTCGTACCGGGGCGGCGGACAAAAAGAGCGTGACTCGCGAGTCCGTCACCCGGTCGGTCGACGCCGGACCCGCCGCACGGCCGTCGCCGCGACCGGTCGGCATATGTTCACCGAGTCCTCAGCGGGCGTATGCGAACGGTCAACGCTGCCGGCCTGGAGATCGGTGACGACGCCCCGCCGCGGATCATGGGTGTGTTGAACGTCTCGAAGGAGTCGCCGTACAAGCCGAGCGTCTTCGACGACGCGGGTGCGGCGGCCGAGTACGTCGACACCGAACTCATCGACCAGGGGGCGGACATCGTCGACGTCGGGCTCGAATCCGCGAACAAGAAGTTCGAGGTGCTCTCCGCTGAGGGCGAACTCGATCGGCTCGAAACCGCACTGGAGGTGCTCGACAGCGTCTCCGGCGACGCCGTCTTCTCGATCGAGACGCGCTACCACGAAGTCGCCGAGGCGGCCCTCGAAGGGGGGTTCGACATGGTGAACGACATCTGCGGCTTCGCCGACCCCGAGATGCCGCGCGTCTGCGAGGAGCACGACGTCGCGGTCGCCAAGATGGCCTCTCCCCCGGACCTCGAACGGCCCGGCGCGGTCGAGGAGGTCGACGACATCTACGACGCCCTGGCGCTGAACGGCTTTACCGACAAGACCATCGTCGATCCGGCGTTCGGCGGGTGGTCCGAGGCGAAGACCACTGACCAGGACCGCGAGACGCTCCGTCGCCTCCGGGAGTTCCGGGGGTACGGCCGCCCGATCCTCGTCTCGATCAACCGCAAGAACTTCCTCCGCGAGGTTGCCGGCCGCTCGACCGACGAGGCGCTGCCGGCCTCGCTGGCGGCGACGTCGATGGCGGTCGAGCGCGGCGCACACGTGATTCGCACCCACGACGTCGCCGAGACGCGTGACGCGGCGCTCATCGGCCGGGCGTTCACGCGCGACCGAGTGTGCGTCGCGGGAGAGATCGACGTGGAGGAACTCGACGTGGCGACCCCCGGCGACGCCACACGCCACCTCGATCGGGTCGGCGGAGCGACCGAGACGGCGGCCGAGAGCGTCGTCAGGACCGTCGAACTGACCGGCGCGTCGACCGACGAGCGCGCGGCGCTCGATGACGCCGCCCGCGAGGCCGGCGTGACGCTCGTGACGGCGGCCGACGGCGACCGCCTGTTGCTGTTCGGCACGCCTGGGGGGTACGCACGACTCCGATCGGCCGGCAGCGGTGTGACCGACGCCCTCGACGCCGCGCTCGAACGGCTTCCGACGAACTGAACAGCCATCCCGACCGACATTCACGGACGAGAAAACTTATGCAGGGTTACCGTAAACCGACAATGCGGAGGCCGGAGGGGCACGCGGGTAGGGGTACACGCTGCCACTCCGGCTCGTGCGGTTCGTTATTTTTCGCTCGCCAGCGGCGGCCTCGTCGCGACGCGCCCCCGGAGGGACACCGATGAACTTCGCCGAATGGGAACCGGTGTACGAGCAGATCCTCGCGGCGTTCGGTTTCGAGCGCGCAGCCGACGAGCGGGCCCGGGACGTTCTCGAATCGCTCGTCTCCGATCGCGCGTGCTTCGACACCGAGACGCTCGGGGGGCGCGTCGCGGGCGACACCGTCGCGGTCGTCGGTGCCGCGCCCTCGCTGGCGGCGGAGGTCGACCGGGCGGCCGCGGCCGACCACGTCTTCGCCGCCTCGACCGCCGCGGACGTCTGCCGCGACCACGGGGTGGTCGTCGACCTCATGGTGACCGATCTGGACAAGAACCCCGAGACGGCCGTCGCGCTCACCCGCGCCGGGACGCCGGTGGCGGCGCACGCCCACGGCGACAACGTCCCCGCGGTCCGCGAGTGGCTCCCCCAGTTCGATCTCGGCGACACGATCCCGACGACGCAGGCGGCACCTGTCCCCCCGGTCGAGAACTTCGGTGGCTTCACCGACGGCGACCGGGCGGCCTTCCTCGCCGACCACCTCGGCGCGGGGTCGCTCGTCTTCGTCGGCTGGGAGTTCGACGACCCCGGGGTCGACGCGATGAAAGCCGAGAAGCTCCGGTGGGCCGCACGCCTGTTGACCTGGCTGGAGGACCGCCGCGACGAGCGCTACGCCGTCCTCGACGGTCACCGCGATCCGCTCTGATCCGAGAGTCAGGGTCGCACGGTCGGCGCAGGTCGGATCGGGTCGGATCGGGTCGGATCGGATGGGATCGGGTCCCAGGGGGTCAGTGGCCGACGACCGACGGCGAGGTGTCGTCGTCGGCCACGGCGACGCTCGCGACGAAGCCGCTCTCGAACAGACGCGCGTCACACCCCGTACAGGTCACCGCGACGACGGTGTCCACCGCGCCCGGAACGCGACTGGTCGCGCGGTCGAGGCTGAGCTCGCCGTCGCAGACGGGGCAGACGTCGAGGTACAGTCGGAGCGTAGCGAGCATCGCGCCGCGGAGCCGCGGCGAGAGCAGGTCCCACTGCGGACAGAACCGGCGCAGTTCGGCGATGCTGGCCGTGTCGGCGACGAGGGCAGCCCGCGACAGCCACGCGCCGAGCCGTCGCTCCCGCGCCTCGGCCACGAGCAACTCGCCGACCGGGGCGACGCGCACCGCGTCCGACGGGAGCCCGAGCACGACGGCGAGCGACCGGGCGTCGTTCTCGCGCCGCCCCGCGGTGACGACGTGGGTTCTCCAGGCGGCGGCGAACGACTCGGTCGGTCGGAACTCGTCGCCCCGGACCGCGAAAACGCCGGCCCGGAGGAGCTCCCGCTCGTCCCGCGGGATCCGTTCCGGCCCCGGTGTGGCGAGCGCGTCCGCGCGCCGCTCGACAGCCCGGAGTGCCCACGGCGTCCCCGGGATGGCGTAGCCGCGCCCGACGAGCAACGCGAAGCCGACCGCGATGAGCACCGACCCGGCGAGAGGGACGAGCGACTCGGCCGCGACCGCGAGGAGGCTCACGACCAGCACGTTCGCCACGACGAACCCGGGGTCGCGGGCCTGCCCGGTGTATGCAGGGTGGGCGAGCGAGCCGACGAACGCGCGAAGGTGCATAGGTGGAGCTGGCCCGTGGCCGGGCGTCGTTCGGGAGTTCGCCGGATCCGGAGTTAGGTATGAACCGGATACTAACGGATTACGTGACGGTTCGGCCCGGTAGGACGCCGTGAACCGGTCGGATCGCCTGACTGACGCCGTCCGCACTAGCCGTCGAGCGGACCGGACGGCCGTGTGACCAGTCACGACCCCCGACCGTCGCGAGGTACGAACGCCGACCGGTGGGTCGGTAACTTCACCACGAGTCCGTCCTTGGGGCCGGTATGCAGGTTCACTGGCACCGCCGGGACCTCCGAACCGCGGACAACCGAGGACTCTCCGTGGCGACGGACGCGGGCCCGACCGTCCCCCTCTTCGTCTTCGACGACGCAGTACTCGCACACGCCGGCGCGCCGCGGGTCCGGTTCATGCTCGACGCGCTAGCGGAACTGCGCGAGCGCTACCGGGCGCTCGGCTCCGATCTGGTCGTCCGCCGCGGCGACCCGCGCGAGGTCGTCGTCCGCGTCGCCCGCGAATTCGACGCCGACCGAGTCGTCTGGAACAAGGACTACTCGGGGCTCGCCCGCGAGCGCGACGCGGCGGTCCGGCGGGCGCTGGACGGCGCCGACGTGGCGCGGGAGTCCGTCCACGACCACCTCCACCACGAACCCGGCTCGATCACGACGAACAAGGGCGATCCGTACTCGGTGTACACCTACTTCTGGAAGAAGTGGCGCGACCGCGAGAAGGCCGATCCGTACCCCGACCCCGACGAGGGGGCGCTCGCCGCGGTCGACGCCGAGACGACCGGCGACCTCCCCTCGATCGAAGCCCTCGGCTTCGAGGCACCCGACGCGACGGTCCCGACCGCGGGGACGGCGGCGGCCCGCGAGCGGCTCGACCGGTTCTGCGACGACGCCGTCTTCCGGTACGAATCGGACAGAGACTACCCGACGCGCGACGCGGTTTCGCGGCTCTCGGCGGATCTCAAGTGGGGGACGATCGGCGTCCGCGAGGTGTACGCGGCGACGGCGGCGGCGATGGCCGAGGCGGGCGAGGAAAAAGCGGAGGAGTCGGTCGCGGAGTTCCAGTCACAGCTGGCGTGGCGCGAGTTCTACACGCACGTCCTCTTCTTCAACCCCGAGGTCGTCACGGAGAACTTCAAGGAGTACGAGAACGAAATCGAGTGGCGGGACGACCCCGAGGAGCTGGCGGCGTGGCGCGCGGGCGAGACGGGCTACCCCATCGTCGACGCGGGGATGCGTCAGCTCCGCGAGGAGGCGTACATGCACAACCGCGTGCGGATGATCGTCGCCTCCTTTCTCACGAAGGATCTCCGCTGTGACTGGCGGCACGGCTACGCCCACTTTCGAGCGAAGCTGGCGGATCACGATACGCAGAACGACAACGGTGGGTGGCAGTGGGCCGCCTCGACGGGCACCGACGCCCAGCCGTACTTCCGCATCTTCAACCCCATGACCCAGGGCGAGCGCTACGATCCCGACGCGGAGTACATCGCGGAGTACGTGCCGGAACTGCGCGGCGTCGACCCCTCCGTCGTGCACTCGTGGCACGAGTGTTCACCCCTCCAGCGCCGGAACGCCGCGCCGGCGTACCCCGAGCCGATCGTCGATCACTCCGAGCGCCGCGAGGCGGCGCTGTCGATGTTCGAGCGGGCGCGCGGCGAGGACTGACCGGCCTCCCTGGTCGCCTCCTCGATCGACCCCGACCCCGACCCTGACCCTGCCCCTGCCCTCGACTCCGCGGCCGGGACCGGCCCACGCGCCGATCCGACGGTCGTCTCGGCCCCGTGAGCGGCGATCTCGGTCTCGCCGGTCGCGGTCGTCGAGAGGTCAAGCGACCAGCCGTGGACCCGCGCGAGCGCTCCCGCGTTCGCCAGCGCGATCCCCTCCGTCACGGCGGTACCGTACCGGAACGCCGAGGCCGCTCTGTCGTGCGGGATCGGCCGCCCGTCGTGTCGCACGACGAAGCCGTCGTGGGTCGGCGCGACGGTCACCCGCTCGGCGTCCCGCGCCGCAGCGTGCGCGAGGAGGTTCGACAGTAGCTCCCGGAGCCGTCTCCCCTCGGCGACGACGGTGCCGTCGCCGCCAGCGACGACCCGCACGTCCTGGTGGTCCAGCCCTGCCCGGGCGTCGTCGACCACCGATCCGAGCGCGTGCGGTTCGACCTCGAACGTCGACTGGGCGAGTTCGGCGAGCGTCGCGAGATCGCCGACGACGTCGTCGATCCGCCCGTGGGCCGCGCCGATCGCGTCGGCCGCCCGCATCGCCGTCGCGTCCGTCGTGTCGGCCGTCAGCCGGTCGCCGAGGATGTCGGCGTAGCCGGCCGCGATGTTGAGGTCGTTTCTGAGTTCGTGGGCGACCGCCTCGGCGAAGTTGTCCATCTCCTGTCGCTGTCGTCGCAGATCCCGCCGCTGACTCTCGATCCGTGTGACGTCGGTGAGCACACAGACGCGCCCGAGCCGATGTGGGCCGAGGTCGACGGGAGAGCGCCGGACGACGTAGTGCCGCGGGCGACCGTCAACCGTGAGGACGACCGGCGTCTCGTCCATCGCGCCATCGGCCGTCTCGGCGAGGGCCGCCGGGGCCGGTTCACCGACGGCCAGGCGTTCGGCCGCCGGCGCGAACAGGTCGGCGGCGGCCGGGTTGTGGTCCTGGACGCGGTCACGATCGTCGAGCACGACGACCGGGTCGCGGAGGTCGTCGATGACCTGCGTGCGCGCCGGTGTGCGGAGTCGATCGAAGTCGCTCTCGACGACGAACAGCGAGCCGACAGCGAACACGGCCACCCCGACCGGCTCGTACGTCACCCCCAAGAGGAGGTCCGGCCGCAACACCGACACGACGTCGGGGACGATCGGCACCCCGGCCGCACCCGCGAGCAGAGTGACGCGGCCCGTATCCTGACCCGACCGGGCGTACATTCGAACCAGGAGGACGAAGCCGGCCGCGACCAGCGTGTACGCGACGGCTGTGACGACCCAGTGCGGCCAGTGGCGCATCAACACCAGATGTGGGAACGGGTCGACTTCGAGGGTGTGGCTGAAGTATCGGTGGTGGGCGACGTTGGAGAGTTTGACCGACGTGACGACGAGAAACCCTACGAGGGCGACCAGGCGAAGCGCCGGGTCGCGGTGAAACGCTCGCCCGGAGTACGCCGAGACGAAGTAGAGCCAGCAGCCGACGGTGGCGAAGCCGACGACGAGGCCGACAGTGAACAGCGCGGCCTTCGCGGATTCGGTCGTCGCGACGAGCTGTGCGACGGTCAGCGCCGCCCAGAGCCCCGACGTGCAGAACAGCGACACGAGTCCCCAGCGCACGTCGCCCCGCAGGCGCTCGGCGGCGCGCCACGCGCCGGCCAGACAGCCGACGGTCGCGAGCGCGAACGTCGTGACGTAGAGCAGCTGTGTCGTGGGGAGCGTCACCTTCGTCCGAGGACGGGTGCGAACCGTCTATACGTTTGCGCCTCGGTTCTCAGTCGTGAGACCGACAGTGGCGTCACTCCACGGTGGGCGTTGTCGGGGGAGCCCCCGACCCGTTGCCGGGCGTCTCGGCGTCGACGTCGCCGACGCCGAAGAGCCGTTCCCAGACGACCAGCGCGGCGGGCAACACGAGCAGTGACGAGAGGAAGGCGTAGATGACCGAGAGTCCGGTAAGGAGACCGAAGTCTCCAATGGCGGGGAACACCGACAGCACGAGCACGCCAATGCCGAAGACGGTCGTGAGTACGCTCCCGAGGAGCGCGCCGCCGGTGCCGTAGACGGTCCGCGAGAGCGCCGTGAGCACCGTCGGCTGGACGCGGCGCTCGTCGATGTACCGGTGGGTCAGGTGGACGGAGTAGTCGATCCCCAGCCCGATGGTCATCGCGAGCACCGTCGCGGTGAAGGCGTTGAGCGAGAAGCCCAGATAGCGCATCGACCCGGCGACGAACGCCACGGTGACGACGATGGGAACGAGGTTCGCGAGGCCGAGCGACGCCCGGCCTTCGAGCACCCAGTAGATGAACAACAGGAAGACGGCGGTGCCGGCGATGGCGAGCGCGAGGCTGACGATGGCGGACTCGAAGATGATGTCCGAGATGGCTTTGAAGACGACGATGTTGCCGGTCGCGGTCGCACCCATGCGGTAGCGATCCGCGACCAGACGGGTGTCGGCCGTGACCTCGGTGTCGGTCGCGTCGGCCTGCACGGCGTACACCACGCGGGCGTTGCGGCGATCCTCGGTCAGGTAGTTGAGCGTCCGCTCGCGGGCGGGCGAGGAGAGCAGATAGTCGTACACCTCGCCGAGGTTCTGGTCGGGGATGCCGTTGGCGTTGCGGTCGTTTCGTGCGACGAGCGCATCGAACGCCGGATCGCGCTCCTGATAGTCGCGGATGACGGTCACGACCGACGTCTCGCGGGCGTGACGGCCGTCTTTCACGAAGCTCTCTGGGGGATCCTCGCCCGCCCGCCAAATCGACTCCAGCGCCGAGTTGCGCTCCATCGGCCCCTCGACGTAGACGACCGTCTCGTCGTCCTCGCTCGACTCGAAGTTGTCTTCGAGGAAGTTGATCGTGGCCGTGATGGTGTAGTCGCTGGGTCTGAACGGCTCGGGGAGGACGTCGTAGAAGTCGGCGGTCTCCTCTGGCGGGAGGAACTGTTCCTGGGAGAACGTCGTGTCGATGCCGGTGGCGTAGTAGCCCGCGAAGCCCGCCGAGAGGAGCACAACGACGAGGAAGACGGCGGGAGCGCGCTTTGCGATCTCGACGCCGAGGGAGAGCACACCGCCGAGCGACGAGCCCTCGGAGCCGATCGGAGCCTGCGAGAACGTCGGGATGGGGTAGCGCTCGCGGAGCCCGTCGGTGTACAGCTTCAGCGCGGGGAGGAAGACGCCGAAGATGAGGAAGGTGAAGGTGATCCCGATGGAGGCGACGACGCCGAACTCCCGGATGGGGAGCAGTCCGCTGACGAGGTTCGAGGAGAAGCCGATGACCGTCGTCGTGGTGACGATGAAGAAGGCCACCAGGAGTTGATCGGTCGTCGTGCGCATCGCCCGGACGGGGTCGTCTTCGTCCAAGCCCTCCTCGCGGTAGCGGTTGATGGCGTGGATGCCGAAGTCGATCCCCACGGCGAGGAGCAGGGGTGGAACAGCGATGAGGATCTGCGAGAAGGCGATGCCGGCGAAGCCCATGAAGCCGAACGTCCAGACGATCGCCATTCCGAGTGCGACCGTCGCGAGGAGGAGGTCGACGAGATCGCGGTAGGCGACGATCAGAAAGAGGATGATGAAAAAGACCGCCGCGGGCACGACGATCAACAGCGAGTCACCGATGACGGTGCCGAACTCCTGGGCGATGACGCCGGAGCCGAAGACGACGATGTCGCCGCCGGCGGCGTCGGCGACGTAGATCGCCTCGACCTGGATCGGTTCGAGCGGGCTGGAGCCGCCCTGGCCCGACCCGCTGGAGATCCCCGCGGGCACCTCGTGGCGGACGATCCCGACGGTCGCCGAGGCCGAGGGCGCGGTGGGGTTGAAGTCGTCGCTCAACAGCGAGGCGAAGCCGGGGTTCTCCCGCGCCAGCGTCCCGACCGCGGTCCGGATCTCGCCCGGGGTCGCACGTTCGACCGCGTCGATCTCCGCTTCCAGCGTCGACGCCGAGGGATCGAGCTGGCGGGCGACGATGCGGGCGGCGCTCTCGGTCTCGACGACGCGCATGTCGGGGTCCTCGGCCATGCGCTGTTGGACGGTGAGCATCCGCAACAGCCCCTGCTTCGAGAGGACGTTCTCGTCGCGCTGGATCAGCTGCGTCGAGCCTTCGTCCGGCGCGAACGGGTCGGAGAACTTGTCGTTGACGTCCTGGAGCGCCCGTTCGGCGGGGATGTCCTCGGAGAACTGCTCGGTGCCGGACTCGGTCGACACGGCCGGGAGCCCGACAGCGAACCCCGCGGTTAGCACGAGAAACGCGAGGACGACGGTGCCGGGCCGGCCGGTGATCCAGTCGTCGGCCGCGTCGATGAACCGCTGGTAGTCGACCTTCGCGGGCATCGCTTACCTCCGCCGGACCACGACGACCGCGACCCCGATCAGCACGAGGGCACCCAGCCCGGCGACGAGGGTGATCGGCAGGTCGCCCCCGCCGCCTGTCTCGACGGTGACGGGCAGTCGGAACGTGTCCGAGACCTGCGTCGTCCCGTCCTCGCGGTCGTACTCGAAGTCGACCGAGACCGGGTAGTCCTTCGCGAACGTCGAGCCGGCGGTGCTCACCTCGAAGGTGATCTCCGCGGACTCGCCGGGACCGAGTTCGCCGATGAACGCCTCGTCGTCGTTCGAGGAGATGGGGTCGTCGACGAACAGCTTCGCGGAGATGTCCGACAGCGTCTCGTCTTCGGCGTTGGTGACCGTCAACGTGAGCCGACCGGAGTCGCCCGCGGCGACGGTCGCCTCCGACGCTTCGACGGTGAAGGGGTCGCGCTCGGCGTCGACGGCGACCCGGGCGTTGAGCGGACCGCTCTGCCGGCTGTCGCCGCCCTCGTTCTCGTACTGGACGAGGAACCGGAGTTGGCGTGACCCGGGGTCGGCGGCGCTCGACACCTCGATGTCGAAGGCGAACTCCGCGGACTCGCCCGGCGCGAGGTCCGGAATCGCGTACTCGGTCTCGCTCGCGTCGAAGTTCTCGCTCGCGGGCTGGTAGACGACGACGCCGTCGCTGATCGTCCCGGGGCCCTGGTTCGTCACCGTTCCCGTGACGGTTCCCTCGTAGTTGACGCGGAGCGTCGATTCGACCGCGGAGAGCGCGAACGACTGCTCTTCGAGCGGTCGGACGCTCGCGCGGAGCTCGTTCGAGCTCCGGACGATTCCGTCGGTGTCCGTGTACGTCACCCGCCCGATGACGGTGTAGTCCCTGAGTTCGGCGCTGTCGGCGAGGTCGACGGGGAACGTCACCTGCTTGGTCTCGCCGGGTGCCCACTCGCCGACGAAGCTCTCGGCCGTCTCCGCCCGCCCGAACTGCAGGTCGTTGTTCTGGGAGGTGAGCTGGACGCTGGCCTCGCGGGCGGGGTCGGTGCCGACGTTACGCACCGAGGCGACCATCGTTCCGTTGTCACCGATCTGGGTGTCCGTCTCCACGTCGACCACCCGGAACCGGGCCCGATCCTGGACGACGATCGGGATCGTGACGCGCTGGGTGGCCGAGCGGTCGTTGAACTTCGGGTTGTTGTTCGGGTTCGCCTCGTCGTAGGTCACGACGCTGGTGTACGTGTACGAGAGTTCGACCGGGAGCCGGTAGGTTCCGGGCGGAACGTCCTCCGGCACCGTGACCGCGATCTGAGCCGGACCAGTGACGCCTTCGGCCACCTGTCCGACGGCGATGTCGTCGGTTTGCACGTCGAGCCCGGGGACCTCTTGGATGTCGAGGCGCACGGCACGGGCCGTCGTCACCCGGGTGGTGAACGCCTCGGGACCGCCGCGAACGAGGGTCCCGTCGTTGACGATCGA
This Salinigranum marinum DNA region includes the following protein-coding sequences:
- a CDS encoding dihydropteroate synthase — translated: MRTVNAAGLEIGDDAPPRIMGVLNVSKESPYKPSVFDDAGAAAEYVDTELIDQGADIVDVGLESANKKFEVLSAEGELDRLETALEVLDSVSGDAVFSIETRYHEVAEAALEGGFDMVNDICGFADPEMPRVCEEHDVAVAKMASPPDLERPGAVEEVDDIYDALALNGFTDKTIVDPAFGGWSEAKTTDQDRETLRRLREFRGYGRPILVSINRKNFLREVAGRSTDEALPASLAATSMAVERGAHVIRTHDVAETRDAALIGRAFTRDRVCVAGEIDVEELDVATPGDATRHLDRVGGATETAAESVVRTVELTGASTDERAALDDAAREAGVTLVTAADGDRLLLFGTPGGYARLRSAGSGVTDALDAALERLPTN
- a CDS encoding 6-hydroxymethylpterin diphosphokinase MptE-like protein, giving the protein MNFAEWEPVYEQILAAFGFERAADERARDVLESLVSDRACFDTETLGGRVAGDTVAVVGAAPSLAAEVDRAAAADHVFAASTAADVCRDHGVVVDLMVTDLDKNPETAVALTRAGTPVAAHAHGDNVPAVREWLPQFDLGDTIPTTQAAPVPPVENFGGFTDGDRAAFLADHLGAGSLVFVGWEFDDPGVDAMKAEKLRWAARLLTWLEDRRDERYAVLDGHRDPL
- a CDS encoding deoxyribodipyrimidine photo-lyase, which codes for MQVHWHRRDLRTADNRGLSVATDAGPTVPLFVFDDAVLAHAGAPRVRFMLDALAELRERYRALGSDLVVRRGDPREVVVRVAREFDADRVVWNKDYSGLARERDAAVRRALDGADVARESVHDHLHHEPGSITTNKGDPYSVYTYFWKKWRDREKADPYPDPDEGALAAVDAETTGDLPSIEALGFEAPDATVPTAGTAAARERLDRFCDDAVFRYESDRDYPTRDAVSRLSADLKWGTIGVREVYAATAAAMAEAGEEKAEESVAEFQSQLAWREFYTHVLFFNPEVVTENFKEYENEIEWRDDPEELAAWRAGETGYPIVDAGMRQLREEAYMHNRVRMIVASFLTKDLRCDWRHGYAHFRAKLADHDTQNDNGGWQWAASTGTDAQPYFRIFNPMTQGERYDPDAEYIAEYVPELRGVDPSVVHSWHECSPLQRRNAAPAYPEPIVDHSERREAALSMFERARGED
- a CDS encoding histidine kinase N-terminal 7TM domain-containing protein: MTLPTTQLLYVTTFALATVGCLAGAWRAAERLRGDVRWGLVSLFCTSGLWAALTVAQLVATTESAKAALFTVGLVVGFATVGCWLYFVSAYSGRAFHRDPALRLVALVGFLVVTSVKLSNVAHHRYFSHTLEVDPFPHLVLMRHWPHWVVTAVAYTLVAAGFVLLVRMYARSGQDTGRVTLLAGAAGVPIVPDVVSVLRPDLLLGVTYEPVGVAVFAVGSLFVVESDFDRLRTPARTQVIDDLRDPVVVLDDRDRVQDHNPAAADLFAPAAERLAVGEPAPAALAETADGAMDETPVVLTVDGRPRHYVVRRSPVDLGPHRLGRVCVLTDVTRIESQRRDLRRQRQEMDNFAEAVAHELRNDLNIAAGYADILGDRLTADTTDATAMRAADAIGAAHGRIDDVVGDLATLAELAQSTFEVEPHALGSVVDDARAGLDHQDVRVVAGGDGTVVAEGRRLRELLSNLLAHAAARDAERVTVAPTHDGFVVRHDGRPIPHDRAASAFRYGTAVTEGIALANAGALARVHGWSLDLSTTATGETEIAAHGAETTVGSARGPVPAAESRAGAGSGSGSGSIEEATREAGQSSPRARSNIDSAASRRSE
- a CDS encoding efflux RND transporter permease subunit; translation: MPAKVDYQRFIDAADDWITGRPGTVVLAFLVLTAGFAVGLPAVSTESGTEQFSEDIPAERALQDVNDKFSDPFAPDEGSTQLIQRDENVLSKQGLLRMLTVQQRMAEDPDMRVVETESAARIVARQLDPSASTLEAEIDAVERATPGEIRTAVGTLARENPGFASLLSDDFNPTAPSASATVGIVRHEVPAGISSGSGQGGSSPLEPIQVEAIYVADAAGGDIVVFGSGVIAQEFGTVIGDSLLIVVPAAVFFIILFLIVAYRDLVDLLLATVALGMAIVWTFGFMGFAGIAFSQILIAVPPLLLAVGIDFGIHAINRYREEGLDEDDPVRAMRTTTDQLLVAFFIVTTTTVIGFSSNLVSGLLPIREFGVVASIGITFTFLIFGVFLPALKLYTDGLRERYPIPTFSQAPIGSEGSSLGGVLSLGVEIAKRAPAVFLVVVLLSAGFAGYYATGIDTTFSQEQFLPPEETADFYDVLPEPFRPSDYTITATINFLEDNFESSEDDETVVYVEGPMERNSALESIWRAGEDPPESFVKDGRHARETSVVTVIRDYQERDPAFDALVARNDRNANGIPDQNLGEVYDYLLSSPARERTLNYLTEDRRNARVVYAVQADATDTEVTADTRLVADRYRMGATATGNIVVFKAISDIIFESAIVSLALAIAGTAVFLLFIYWVLEGRASLGLANLVPIVVTVAFVAGSMRYLGFSLNAFTATVLAMTIGLGIDYSVHLTHRYIDERRVQPTVLTALSRTVYGTGGALLGSVLTTVFGIGVLVLSVFPAIGDFGLLTGLSVIYAFLSSLLVLPAALVVWERLFGVGDVDAETPGNGSGAPPTTPTVE
- a CDS encoding COG1361 S-layer family protein produces the protein MSQKLLTVVLALAIVFSGVPLAAAAENQVIGRPELSLSVPDNRVEPGETKTLNVSIVNDGTLVRGGPEAFTTRVTTARAVRLDIQEVPGLDVQTDDIAVGQVAEGVTGPAQIAVTVPEDVPPGTYRLPVELSYTYTSVVTYDEANPNNNPKFNDRSATQRVTIPIVVQDRARFRVVDVETDTQIGDNGTMVASVRNVGTDPAREASVQLTSQNNDLQFGRAETAESFVGEWAPGETKQVTFPVDLADSAELRDYTVIGRVTYTDTDGIVRSSNELRASVRPLEEQSFALSAVESTLRVNYEGTVTGTVTNQGPGTISDGVVVYQPASENFDASETEYAIPDLAPGESAEFAFDIEVSSAADPGSRQLRFLVQYENEGGDSRQSGPLNARVAVDAERDPFTVEASEATVAAGDSGRLTLTVTNAEDETLSDISAKLFVDDPISSNDDEAFIGELGPGESAEITFEVSTAGSTFAKDYPVSVDFEYDREDGTTQVSDTFRLPVTVETGGGGDLPITLVAGLGALVLIGVAVVVVRRR